Proteins from a genomic interval of Mycolicibacterium grossiae:
- a CDS encoding MCE family protein: MARPDGGNPLRTGIFGIVLVTCLVLVSFGYTSLPFWPQGKNYEAYFTDAGGITPGNDVSVSGIQVGKVSSVELAGDAAKVAFTVDRKIKVGDQSLVAIKTDTVLGQKSLAVTPGGTGNVTVIPLGRTTTPYTLSIALQDLGENSSELDKPRFEQALQTLTATLRDATPQLRGALDGIANLSRSLNARDEALEQLLSHAKNVSDTLAQRAGQVNQLITDGNMLFAALDERRQALSNLISGIDDVSRQLSGFVADNRREFGPALEKLNLVMDNLLERREHIGEALRRLPPYATTLGEVVGSGPGFQINLYGLPPAALSEVLLDTYFQPGKLPDSLADYLRGFISERLIIRPKSP, translated from the coding sequence ATGGCTAGGCCCGACGGCGGAAACCCGCTCCGCACCGGCATCTTCGGCATCGTCCTGGTGACGTGCCTGGTGCTGGTGTCGTTCGGCTACACCAGCCTCCCGTTCTGGCCGCAGGGCAAGAACTACGAGGCGTACTTCACCGACGCCGGCGGCATCACGCCCGGCAACGACGTCTCGGTGTCCGGCATCCAGGTCGGCAAGGTCAGCTCCGTCGAACTCGCCGGCGACGCCGCCAAGGTCGCGTTCACCGTGGACCGCAAGATCAAGGTCGGCGACCAGTCGCTGGTCGCGATCAAGACCGACACCGTGCTCGGCCAGAAGTCCCTCGCCGTCACCCCCGGCGGCACCGGCAACGTGACCGTGATCCCGTTGGGTCGCACGACGACGCCCTACACCCTGAGCATTGCGCTGCAGGACCTCGGCGAGAACTCCAGCGAATTGGACAAGCCGCGCTTCGAGCAGGCGCTGCAGACACTGACCGCCACGCTGCGCGACGCCACGCCGCAACTGCGGGGCGCGCTGGACGGCATCGCGAACCTCTCCCGCAGCCTCAACGCCCGCGACGAGGCGCTCGAACAGCTGCTGTCGCACGCGAAGAATGTCTCCGACACCCTGGCCCAGCGCGCCGGGCAGGTGAACCAGCTGATCACCGACGGCAACATGCTGTTCGCCGCGCTCGACGAGCGCCGCCAGGCGCTGAGCAATCTCATCTCCGGCATCGACGACGTGTCCCGGCAACTCTCGGGCTTCGTGGCGGACAACCGTCGCGAATTCGGGCCCGCGCTAGAGAAGCTGAACCTGGTGATGGACAACCTGCTCGAGCGGCGGGAGCACATCGGCGAGGCGCTGCGCCGGCTGCCGCCGTACGCGACCACCCTCGGCGAGGTCGTCGGGTCGGGCCCCGGCTTCCAGATCAACCTGTACGGCCTGCCGCCGGCCGCGCTGTCGGAGGTCCTGCTGGACACCTACTTCCAGCCCGGCAAGCTGCCCGACAGCCTCGCCGACTACCTGCGCGGGTTCATCTCCGAACGCCTCATCATCAGGCCGAAGTCGCCATGA
- a CDS encoding MCE family protein: MKSDRTVVSVAVFTAAMLLVAAGLVVVFGQFRFASGNTFHATFAEASRLKSGQDVRIAGVPVGSVKKVSLNPDNTVDVEFDVADRYQLYTSTRAAVRYENLVGDRYLEITSGPGDLRKLPAGATIAKENTQPALDLDALLGGLRPVLKGLDGNKVNEVSNAVIELLQGQGGALSSMLASTSSFTQQIADRDQLVGDVINNLNTVLGTVDEKGAQFDASVDQLQQLITGLAQNRDPIAGAIPPLASATNDLTTLLEKSRRPVQGVIENVRPLAQRLDERKGDLNKVIEPLAENYLRLNALGAYGSFFNIYYCSIRMKINGPAGSDILIPFGGPPDPSKGRCSENG, translated from the coding sequence ATGAAGTCGGACAGGACGGTCGTCAGCGTCGCGGTCTTCACGGCCGCGATGCTGCTGGTGGCAGCCGGACTGGTCGTGGTGTTCGGCCAGTTCCGCTTCGCGTCGGGCAACACCTTCCACGCCACGTTCGCCGAGGCGTCCCGGCTCAAGTCCGGACAGGACGTCCGCATCGCGGGTGTGCCCGTCGGCTCGGTCAAGAAGGTCAGCCTGAACCCGGACAACACCGTCGACGTCGAGTTCGACGTCGCCGACCGCTACCAGCTGTACACCTCGACCCGGGCCGCGGTGCGCTACGAGAACCTCGTCGGCGACCGGTACCTCGAGATCACCTCGGGACCCGGCGACCTGCGCAAGTTGCCGGCCGGCGCCACCATCGCCAAGGAGAACACCCAGCCCGCCCTCGACCTCGACGCGTTGCTCGGCGGGCTGCGCCCGGTGCTCAAGGGTCTGGACGGCAACAAGGTCAACGAGGTGAGCAACGCCGTCATCGAGCTGCTGCAGGGCCAGGGCGGCGCGCTGTCGAGCATGCTCGCCTCGACGAGTTCCTTCACCCAGCAGATCGCCGACCGCGACCAGCTCGTCGGCGACGTGATCAACAACCTCAACACGGTGCTCGGCACAGTCGACGAGAAGGGCGCGCAGTTCGACGCGAGCGTCGACCAGCTCCAGCAGCTGATCACCGGACTGGCGCAGAACCGGGATCCGATCGCCGGCGCCATCCCGCCCCTCGCGTCCGCGACGAACGACCTGACGACGCTGCTGGAGAAGAGCCGGCGCCCGGTGCAGGGCGTGATCGAGAACGTCCGCCCGCTGGCGCAGCGGCTCGACGAGCGCAAGGGCGACCTCAACAAGGTCATCGAACCGCTGGCCGAGAACTACCTGAGGCTCAACGCCCTCGGCGCCTACGGGTCCTTCTTCAACATCTACTACTGCTCGATCCGGATGAAGATCAACGGCCCCGCGGGCAGCGACATCCTGATCCCGTTCGGTGGCCCGCCCGATCCGTCGAAGGGGAGGTGCTCGGAGAATGGCTAG
- a CDS encoding MCE family protein — MAIGDAKRSHVRIAAAILAAVVAIAVVFTYLSYTAAFTPVDTVTVTSERAGLVMERDAKVKYRGVQIGKVSDIQYAGNEAKLTLDIDRSSMRYIPSNATVKIGGTTVFGAKSVEFLPPDQPSGESLRPGAAVPAGSVQLEVNTLFQTLTDVLKKVDPINLNATITALGEGLRGNGDDLGAALAGTSAYLAQLNPKLPTVQQDFQKTAVVTGIYGDAAPDLATVLGNVPSISKTVVDEQDNLNAALLAATGLANNGTATLEPAADDLIATIQRLRAPLKVLGEYSPELGCVIRGTKKALDTFAPVIGGVRPGLFVASSFLPGAPAYTYPESLPMVNASGGPNCRGLPDVPTKQYGGSWYHPPFLVTDNAYIPFQPNTELQFDAPSTLQFLFHGAFAERDDY; from the coding sequence ATGGCCATCGGCGACGCGAAGCGCAGCCACGTGCGGATCGCTGCGGCGATCCTCGCTGCCGTCGTGGCCATCGCCGTCGTGTTCACCTACCTCTCCTACACCGCCGCCTTCACCCCGGTGGACACCGTCACGGTGACCTCCGAACGGGCCGGCCTGGTGATGGAGCGCGACGCCAAGGTGAAGTACCGCGGCGTCCAGATCGGCAAGGTCTCCGACATCCAGTACGCCGGCAACGAGGCGAAGCTGACGCTCGACATCGACCGCAGCTCCATGCGGTACATCCCGTCGAATGCGACCGTGAAGATCGGCGGCACCACGGTGTTCGGCGCGAAGTCGGTCGAGTTCCTGCCGCCGGACCAGCCCAGCGGCGAGTCGCTGCGCCCGGGCGCGGCGGTGCCGGCGGGCAGCGTGCAGCTCGAGGTCAACACCCTCTTCCAGACGCTGACCGACGTGCTGAAGAAGGTCGATCCGATCAACCTCAACGCCACCATCACCGCACTCGGCGAGGGGCTGCGCGGCAACGGCGACGACCTCGGCGCGGCGCTCGCGGGAACCAGTGCCTATCTGGCGCAACTCAACCCGAAGCTCCCCACAGTGCAGCAGGACTTCCAGAAGACAGCGGTCGTCACGGGGATCTACGGCGATGCCGCGCCCGACCTGGCGACCGTGCTCGGCAACGTGCCGTCGATCAGCAAGACCGTCGTCGACGAGCAGGACAACCTCAACGCCGCCCTGCTCGCCGCGACCGGTCTGGCCAACAACGGCACCGCCACGCTGGAGCCGGCCGCCGACGACCTCATCGCCACGATCCAGCGGCTGCGAGCGCCGCTGAAGGTGCTCGGTGAGTACTCGCCCGAACTCGGCTGCGTCATCCGCGGCACGAAGAAGGCGCTCGACACCTTCGCCCCGGTGATCGGTGGCGTCCGTCCCGGCCTGTTCGTCGCGTCGAGTTTCCTGCCCGGCGCCCCCGCCTACACCTACCCCGAGAGCCTGCCGATGGTGAACGCCTCGGGCGGCCCGAACTGCCGTGGCCTGCCGGACGTTCCGACCAAGCAGTACGGCGGGTCCTGGTACCACCCGCCCTTCCTGGTCACGGACAACGCGTACATTCCGTTCCAGCCGAACACCGAGTTGCAGTTCGACGCACCGTCCACGCTGCAGTTCCTGTTCCACGGGGCCTTCGCAGAACGGGACGACTACTGA
- a CDS encoding MlaE family ABC transporter permease → MSYDATLRLRRFFRGVPKLVDTVGEQALFYGESVRYIPNALTRYRRETIRLIAEMTMGTGALVMIGGTVGVAAFMTLASGGVIAVQGYSSLGNIGIEALTGFLSAFLNVRIVAPVIAGIALAATIGAGTTAQLGAMRVAEEIDAVESMAVHSVSYLVSTRIIAGLIAIVPLYALSVLAAFFAARFTTVFINGQSAGLYDHYFNTFLVPSDLLWSFLQAIVMSVAVMLVHTYYGYNASGGPVGVGIAVGQAVRTSLIVVVTIVLFISLAVYGASGNFNLSG, encoded by the coding sequence ATGAGCTACGACGCCACCCTGCGCCTGCGCCGCTTCTTCCGCGGCGTACCGAAGCTCGTCGACACCGTGGGGGAGCAGGCGCTCTTCTACGGCGAGTCGGTGCGCTACATCCCGAACGCGCTCACCCGCTACCGCCGCGAGACCATCCGGCTCATCGCCGAGATGACCATGGGCACCGGTGCGCTGGTGATGATCGGCGGCACGGTCGGCGTCGCGGCGTTCATGACGCTCGCCTCCGGCGGTGTCATCGCGGTGCAAGGCTACTCGTCGCTGGGCAACATCGGCATCGAGGCGCTCACCGGCTTCCTGTCGGCGTTCCTCAACGTGCGCATCGTCGCGCCGGTGATCGCCGGCATCGCCCTGGCCGCGACGATCGGTGCCGGCACCACCGCGCAACTCGGGGCCATGCGCGTGGCCGAGGAGATCGACGCCGTCGAATCCATGGCGGTGCACTCGGTGTCCTACCTGGTGTCGACGCGCATCATCGCCGGCCTCATCGCCATCGTGCCGCTGTACGCGCTGTCGGTGCTGGCCGCGTTCTTCGCAGCACGGTTCACCACGGTGTTCATCAACGGGCAGTCGGCCGGCCTGTACGACCACTACTTCAACACGTTCCTCGTACCCAGCGACCTGCTGTGGTCGTTCCTGCAGGCCATCGTCATGTCGGTGGCCGTGATGCTGGTGCACACCTACTACGGCTACAACGCCTCCGGCGGCCCCGTCGGCGTCGGCATCGCCGTCGGACAGGCCGTCCGCACGTCGCTCATCGTCGTCGTCACCATCGTCCTGTTCATCTCCCTGGCCGTCTACGGCGCGTCGGGCAACTTCAACCTGTCCGGATAG
- a CDS encoding MlaE family ABC transporter permease, producing MIEQLAAPARAVGGFVEMSIETFVKIWRRPFQFREFLEQTWMIARVSLIPTLLVAIPFTVLVAFTLNILLREIGAADLSGAGTAFGTITQLGPVVTVLVVAGAGATAICADLGARTIREEIDAMRVLGIDPIQRLVVPRVLASTFVALLLNGLVCAIGLSGGYVFSVFLQGVNPGAFINGLTILTGLGELVLAMFKALLFGVFAGLVGCYRGLTVQGGPKGVGIAVNETVVYAFICLFVINVIMTAVGVRVLER from the coding sequence TTGATCGAACAGCTTGCGGCTCCGGCTCGGGCCGTGGGCGGGTTCGTCGAGATGTCGATCGAGACGTTCGTCAAGATCTGGCGTAGGCCGTTTCAGTTCCGCGAATTCCTCGAGCAGACGTGGATGATCGCGCGCGTCTCGCTGATCCCGACCCTCCTGGTGGCCATTCCGTTCACGGTGCTGGTGGCGTTCACGCTCAACATCCTGCTGCGCGAGATCGGCGCTGCCGACCTCTCCGGTGCGGGCACGGCCTTCGGCACCATCACGCAGCTCGGCCCGGTCGTGACGGTGCTCGTCGTCGCCGGTGCCGGCGCGACGGCGATCTGCGCCGACCTCGGCGCGCGCACCATCCGCGAGGAGATCGACGCGATGCGTGTGCTGGGCATCGACCCCATCCAGCGTCTGGTCGTGCCCCGCGTCCTGGCGTCGACGTTCGTGGCGCTGCTGCTCAACGGCCTGGTCTGCGCGATCGGCCTGTCCGGCGGCTACGTCTTCTCGGTGTTCCTGCAGGGCGTCAACCCCGGCGCCTTCATCAACGGTCTGACCATCCTGACGGGTCTCGGCGAACTCGTGCTGGCGATGTTCAAGGCCCTGCTCTTCGGTGTCTTCGCCGGCCTGGTGGGCTGCTACCGCGGTCTGACCGTGCAGGGCGGGCCCAAGGGAGTCGGGATCGCCGTGAACGAGACCGTCGTCTACGCCTTCATCTGCCTGTTCGTCATCAACGTGATCATGACCGCCGTCGGCGTGCGGGTCCTGGAACGCTAG
- a CDS encoding 3-oxoacyl-ACP reductase produces MTSPAESADLSGLVAVVTGAAAGLGRAEAIGLARQGATVVVNDMAGALEKSDVLDEIAAAGAKGVAVAGDVSQRSTADEMVATADGLGGLAIVVNNAGITRDKMLFNMSDEDWDAVIAVHLRGHFLLTRNAATYWRDKAKANGGTVYGRIVNTSSEAGLAGPVGQANYGAAKAGITALTLTAARGLSRYGVRANAIAPRARTAMTADVFGEAPQLADGEVDALSPEHVVNLVRFLASPASEAVNGQLFIVYGPTVTLVAAPSVERQFTADASAWTAADLDSTLRKYFADRDPDLGFSATALMAAGD; encoded by the coding sequence ATGACTTCCCCCGCTGAGTCGGCCGACCTGTCCGGTCTGGTCGCCGTGGTGACCGGTGCGGCCGCAGGACTGGGCCGCGCGGAGGCGATCGGGCTGGCCCGCCAGGGCGCGACGGTCGTCGTCAACGACATGGCCGGAGCGCTCGAGAAGTCCGACGTGCTCGACGAGATCGCCGCCGCGGGCGCCAAGGGCGTCGCGGTGGCCGGCGACGTCAGCCAGCGGTCTACGGCCGACGAGATGGTCGCGACCGCCGACGGGCTCGGCGGACTGGCCATCGTGGTGAACAACGCCGGCATCACGCGCGACAAGATGCTGTTCAACATGTCCGACGAGGACTGGGACGCGGTGATCGCCGTGCACCTGCGCGGGCACTTCCTGCTGACCCGCAACGCCGCCACCTACTGGCGGGACAAGGCGAAGGCCAACGGCGGGACGGTGTACGGGCGCATCGTCAACACGTCCTCGGAGGCGGGGCTGGCCGGGCCGGTCGGGCAGGCGAACTACGGCGCCGCCAAGGCGGGGATCACCGCGCTGACGCTGACCGCCGCGCGCGGGTTGAGCCGCTACGGCGTGCGGGCGAACGCCATCGCGCCGCGTGCGCGCACCGCCATGACCGCCGACGTGTTCGGCGAGGCGCCGCAGCTGGCCGACGGCGAGGTCGACGCACTGTCACCCGAGCACGTCGTCAACCTCGTCCGGTTCCTGGCCTCGCCGGCGTCGGAAGCGGTCAACGGACAGCTCTTCATCGTCTACGGTCCTACCGTGACGCTGGTCGCGGCGCCGTCGGTGGAACGGCAGTTCACCGCCGACGCGTCGGCGTGGACCGCGGCCGACCTGGATTCGACGCTGAGGAAGTACTTTGCTGATCGCGATCCGGATCTCGGTTTCTCGGCCACTGCGCTGATGGCCGCGGGAGACTGA
- a CDS encoding ferredoxin, with translation MHVEVDRDRCEGNAVCLGIAPDLFDLDDDDYAIVKADPVPADQEGLAEQSIAECPRAALSRRD, from the coding sequence ATGCACGTTGAAGTTGACCGGGATCGCTGCGAGGGAAACGCGGTGTGCCTGGGCATCGCTCCGGACCTGTTCGATTTGGACGACGACGACTACGCCATCGTCAAGGCCGATCCGGTGCCCGCCGACCAGGAGGGTCTGGCCGAGCAATCCATCGCCGAGTGCCCGCGCGCGGCGCTGAGCCGCAGAGACTAG
- a CDS encoding acyl-CoA dehydrogenase family protein, whose product MRIGYTPEQEELRRELRSYFAELMTPERAEALASGEGEVGRGNVYRETVAQMGKDGWLTLSWPTEYGGHARPPMDGLIFNDEAALANVPVPFLTINSVAPTIMHFGTDEQKSFFLPRIAKGDLHFSIGYSEPGAGTDLAALRTTAVRDGDDYVINGQKMWTSLIAYADYVWLAVRTNTEAKKHRGISMLIVPTTAEGFSWTPVHTMSGVDTSATYYQDVRVPTSALVGEENAGWKLVTNQLNHERVALVSAQPIYLALNGVREWAQNTKDVHGKRLIDSEWVQLNLARVHAKAEVLKLINWELASASDAAPSPADASAAKVYGTELATEAYRLLMEVLGTAATLRSDTPGALLRGRIERMHRSCLILTFGGGTNEIQRDIIGMVALGLPRVNR is encoded by the coding sequence ATGCGGATCGGCTACACGCCCGAGCAGGAGGAGCTGCGCCGCGAATTGCGGTCGTACTTCGCCGAGCTCATGACGCCAGAGCGCGCGGAGGCCCTGGCCTCGGGCGAGGGCGAGGTGGGCCGCGGCAACGTCTACCGCGAGACGGTCGCGCAGATGGGCAAGGACGGCTGGCTCACCCTGTCCTGGCCCACCGAGTACGGCGGCCACGCCCGCCCGCCGATGGACGGGCTGATCTTCAATGACGAGGCCGCGCTCGCCAACGTCCCGGTGCCCTTCCTGACGATCAACAGCGTCGCGCCGACGATCATGCACTTCGGCACCGACGAGCAGAAGTCGTTCTTCCTGCCCCGCATCGCCAAGGGCGACCTGCACTTCTCGATCGGCTACTCCGAGCCCGGCGCCGGAACCGATCTCGCGGCGCTGCGCACCACCGCGGTGCGCGACGGCGACGACTACGTGATCAATGGCCAGAAGATGTGGACGAGCCTCATCGCGTACGCCGACTACGTCTGGCTCGCCGTCCGCACCAACACCGAGGCCAAGAAGCACCGGGGCATCTCGATGCTGATCGTGCCGACCACGGCCGAGGGCTTCTCCTGGACGCCCGTGCACACCATGAGTGGCGTCGACACCAGCGCCACGTACTACCAGGACGTCCGCGTCCCGACGTCGGCGCTCGTCGGCGAGGAGAACGCCGGCTGGAAGCTCGTCACCAACCAGCTGAACCACGAGCGCGTGGCACTGGTGTCCGCCCAGCCGATCTATCTCGCGCTCAACGGCGTTCGCGAGTGGGCGCAGAACACCAAGGACGTGCACGGCAAGCGGCTGATCGACTCGGAGTGGGTGCAGCTGAACCTCGCGCGCGTGCACGCCAAGGCCGAGGTCCTCAAGCTCATCAACTGGGAGCTGGCGTCGGCCAGCGACGCGGCGCCGTCCCCCGCGGACGCCTCGGCGGCCAAGGTGTACGGCACCGAACTGGCCACCGAGGCCTACCGGCTGCTCATGGAGGTGCTCGGTACCGCGGCGACGCTGCGCTCGGACACCCCCGGTGCGCTCCTGCGTGG